GGCTCAGGATCACGGCCTTCGCGAGATCGACGTGGTCGTCAAGGGCCCCGGTCCAGGCCGTGAGTCTGCCATCCGCGCGCTTCAGGCCGTCGGCCTGCAGGTCAACTCCATCAGGGACGAGACCCCCATCCCTCACAACGGATGCCGTCCTCCCAAAAGACGCCGCGTCTAATACTTGTATTTTGTCGTTAAAGCTGCGTAGAATCCGTCGTAGCCTCAATCGGCTATGGAGTTATAGGAAGGGTGTGGGGATCTTTGGAGATTATGCGGCCTGAGATTCAAGTTGAAGAGTGTTCCAGTACCGCCGCGCGGCTGGTTATTGGTCCGCTCGAACGCGGTTATGGTCAGACGATAGGTAACGCTCTCCGTCGTGTGCTGCTTTCTTCGATCAAAGGAGCGGCGATCAGTGCGGTTCGCGTTGAAGGCGCTCAGCACGAGTTTACGACGATCCCCGGCATGAAGGAAGACGTTATCGAGCTGCTGCTGAATCTCAAGCACGTGCCTGTCCGCTCCCATAGCGCCGAATACCGTACACTGAAGCTGGATGTGGAAGGCGGAAAGAAGGTTACGGCAGCCGATTTTCAGGAGGACAGCGACATCGAGTTCATAGATCCCGACGCGTACATCTGCACGCTGGCGGAAGGGCATTCGCTTTCGCTCGAAGTTTACATCGAGCAGGGCGTCGGCTACGCCACGGTGGATCGTCCGCGCCTGAGCTATTTACCGGTAGACGCTCTCATGATCGACGCCATCTATTCCCCGATCCTTCGCGTCAAGTACGAAGTTCAGAACGAACGCGTCGGCCAAAAGACGGACTATGAAAAAATTGTGATGAACGTCACCACGAATGGCGTCGTCGCTCCCGATATCGCCGTCGCCGAAGCGGCGAAACTGCTTCGCGAGTATTTCGACATCGTCATTCAGGAGCTTCGCAAGCTTCATCCCGCCGAGCTCGGGCTGTTCGACGACGAAAGCGCGTCTCAGCCTTCCGGGAACAGTCAGGCCGGAGACGGCGCCGATAATCCGCCGGAGAATGCCCTGCTGAACAAACCGGTCAGGGAACTTGAACTTTCAATCAGAAGTGAAAACTGCCTGCTTCGCGGTGGCATTCATACCATTGGCGATCTTGTCAGCCGCAGTAAGGATGACTTGCTGAAGATCCGCAACCTGGGCAAGATCTCTCTTCGCGAGATCGAAGAGAAGATGACCAAGTACGGTATCGTCCTCAGTGACGACAAGGCAAGCGCAGAGAACTCAAGCAAGGAGGACTAAGTCCCTATGAGACATGGAGTTGCCCAGAGAAAGCTCGGCCGCAACGGCAGCCACAGACGCGCGATGCTGGCCAATATGGTCGCGAGCCTGATCCTTGAAGGCAGCATCGAGACCACGGTGACCCGCGCGAAGGAAGTTCGCCGCGTCGCCGAGCGTTTGATCACGCGCGCCAAGGGCGGCACGCTGCACGATCGCCGCATCGTCATTTCGCGCATGAACTACAAGGAAGCCGTCATCAAACTGTTTGACGACGTCGCTCCCCGTTTTGCGGATCGTCCCGGCGGATACACCCGTATCGTCCGTACCCGTTTCCGCGTCGGCGACGCGTCGCCCATGGCGGTCATCTCGCTGGTTGACTAAAAACGCCGGAAAATGGAACAACCCAATATGATCTCCCTGAGGGGTGTTGGCTATTCTTACTCCGACACGGGGAGGCCCGCGCTTGAGAACGTCAGTTTCGAAGTGCGGCAGGGCGAGTGGATCGCCCTGGTCGGCAGCAATGGCTCTGGGAAGTCCACGCTGGCCAAACACCTTAACGCCCTGCTCGTTCCGATGCAGGGCGCTTGTTTTATCTTGGGACGGGACTCCCGCGAGGAAGAAAATCTGTGGAAGATCCGCTCTTCCGTGTCGATGGTCTTTCAGAATCCCGAAAATCAGATCGTTTCCACGGTAGTGGAGGACGACGTTGCGTTCGGTCCGGAAAATCTCGGCCTGCCGGCGGCGGAGATCCGCCGCCGCGTGGACGAAGCCCTCAAAGTCTGCGGTCTTGCGGAGAAAGCCGACAAGGCGGTCTACACGCTGTCCGGCGGGCAAAAGCAGCGTTTGGCCATTGCCGGCGCTCTGGCCATGGGCACGCAGTGTCTGGTGCTCGACGAGCCGACGGCGATGCTCGATCCCGAGGGGCGCCGGGAAGTGGGGACGCTGCTGCGCGAGCTGCATGGACGCGGCATCACGATCGTGCAGGTGACGCACCGCCTCGAAGAGGTGATTGGCGCCGATCGCGTGATCGTTCTCGATCAGGGGCGCTTCGCCTGGGAAGGCACGCCGGATCAGCTTTTCCGCCTGAAAGACATCGGCGCCCGCTGGGGACTGGAAGTGCCGCCCGTCGTGATTCTTCGGGAGCGGCTCGTCGCCGCCGGGCTGATAGCAAAAGATACTCCGCCGACGGCGGAGGGGATAGGAACGGCTTTATGTCTATCGTCGTCGAAAATTTAAGCCACATTTACCATGAAAACACTGCCCTCCAGACGGCAGCTCTGGAGGGCGTTTCGCTGTCGATCGAACGCGGTCACTGGACCTCGTTCATCGGCCATACGGGCAGCGGCAAGTCGACGCTGGCTCAGCACCTGAACGCGATCCTGCGCCCTACGTCGGGTTCGGTGACGGTGGACGGCGCGGCGATCCTGCCGGAGAAAAAACGGGAGAAGACCGATTTTCGCGAGATCCGCCGCAAGGTGGGGCTGATCTTCCAGTATCCCGAGCAGCAGCTTTTCGAGGAGACGGTGCGCGAGGAGCTGGCTTTTGCGCCGCGCAACTGGGGCGTGCCGGAGTCCCGGATCGGCGAGCTGACGGCGGGGGCGCTGCGCGCGGTGGAACTCGACGATTCTTATCTGGAGCGCAATCCTTTCGGCCTCTCCGGCGGCGAGAAGAGGCGCGTGGCGATCGCCTCGGTGCTGACCTGCGCGCCGGATTATCTGGTGCTCGACGAGCCGACGGCGGGACTGGACGAGCGCGGCCGGGCGGCGCTGCTGAAGCTGCTGGACCGTATCCACCGCGAGGGCACGGGGATCGTGCTGGTCACTCACGATCTGGAGATCGCCTTTTCGCGCAGCGACCGCATTCTCGTGCTCGACCACGGGCGCTGCGCCGGTCTGGGCACGGCGGACGAGATCGCGGTGCAGCTGTACCGGCGGCCGGTTTCGGGGCTGGTGCTGCCTGAAGTGATGCTGACGGCGCTGAAGTTGCGCGAGCGCGGACTGCGCGCGCCGCTGACCTGCGATGCCGAAAGGCTGGCGCAGGCGCTGGTCCGCGAGAGGAGGCGGGGGCGTTGAAGTTTCTTGAGAACATGAGTTTCGGGCAGTACGTGCCCGCCCGTTCGTGGGTGCATCGCCTCGACCCGCGCGCCAAGGTGGGCGCGCTGGCGCTGCTGCTGACGGGGATATTCATGGCGGGGCGCCCCTACGATTGGATCCTCTGGGCGGCGGTGCTGTGGCTCTGCGCGGCGCTGGCGCAGACGAACGTGGCGTTTTTGCTGCGTTCGATCCGCACGGTGCTGTTCCTGATCGTTTTCACGGCGCTGCTGAATCTGTTCTTCGCGTCGGGGGAGCCTCTGTGGCAGTGGGGGATCTTCCGCGTCAGCCGGGAAGGCGTCGAGCTGGCCTGGACGATGGCGCTGCGGCTGACGCTGCTGGTGCTGTTCGCCAATCTGCTGACGCTGACGACCAGTCCGATGGCGCTGTCCGACGGGCTGGAGAGTCTCTTTTCGCCGTTCAAGCGCTTCGGTTTTCCGGCGCACGAACTGGCGATGATGATGACGATCGCGCTGCGCTTCATCCCCACGCTGCTGAGCGAGACGGACCGCATCCTCAAAGCGCAGCTGGCCCGCGGCGCGGACCTTGACCGCGGTTCGGTCGTCAGGCGCATGAAGGCGTTCATCCCCGTGCTGGTGCCGCTGTTCGTGATCGTCTTTCAGCGCGCCGACGATCTGGCGGTGGCGATGGAAGCCCGCTGTTACCGCGGCGGCGAGGGGCGGACGCGCATGAAGCCGTTTCGCTGGCGGGCGGCCGACACGGCGGCGCTGGTTTTCTGCGCGCTGCTGATCGCCGGCCAGAAGCTGCTGAACTGGGTGGTCGGCTGATGCCGCGCTATTCCTGCGTGATCAGCTACGACGGCGGCAAGTTCTGCGGCTGGCAGACGCAGCCCAACGGCGCCACCGTTCAGGAGTCGCTGGAGCGGGTCCTGTCGCTGCTGAACGGTTCGCCGGTGAAGGCAACGGGCGCAGGGCGCACGGACGCCGGCGTGCACGCGCGCGGACAGACGGCTTCCTTCCTGATGGACCGAGCCTGGGAGCCGCGGCGGCTTCTGCTGGCGCTGAACGCGAATCTGCCCGAGGGCGCGGCGGTTGCGTCGGTACGGGAGCGCCCGCCGGAGTTCGACGCGCGGCGCGACGCGCTGTGGCGCGAATACGCCTTTTTCGTGTGGCGCGGTTCATTCTGCTATCCAATGATGAAGCCCTACGTGTGGTGGAAAAAAAAGGACGACTGGGATCATGATCTGATCCGCCGCGGCTGCGCGCTGCTGGAGGGACGGCACGATTTCAGCGCGTTCTGCCGGGCCGGCGACCTGCCGGAAAACGCGGTGCGGCGCATGCACTTCGTGCGCTATATTCGCCGCGGCCGGCTGTCGGTCTTCCGCATCCGCGGCGACGCTTTTTTGACCAACATGGTGCGGATCATGGTTGGCAATCTGGACGCCGTCGCTTCGGGACGCCGGCCGCTCTCGTGGCTGGCCGCGCTGCTGGATGGCGCGAGCCGCAGCGACTCGGCGATGACGGTGCCGCCGGACGGGTTGTTTTTCTGGAAGGTTGGCTACAAGGACTAAAATAGGGTACAATAGAACAGTTTTGGAGAATGTGTTCTGACTCCCGTACGATTCAAAAGCTGACCAACTTCAGAAGGGAGGCTCTTCCTAAAATGTTTTCCCTGGGCAACGACATCGGCATCGATCTCGGCACCGCCACGGTGCTTATCTATATGAAAGGCAAGGGCATCGTGCTGCGCGAGCCTTCGTGCGTGGCGGTCGATCAGGATACGGGGCGTATCCTGGCCGTCGGCTACGAGGCGAAAAACATGGTGGGGCGCACGCCGGGCAACGTAGTGTCGGTACGCCCGCTGCGCGACGGCGTGATCGCCGATTATTCGATGACGGAAGCGATGATGCGCTACTTCATGAGGAAGATCAACCGCGGCCTGCACCGCTATTTCCGCAGCCGCGTGATGATCTGCGTGCCGTCGGGCGCGACCGACGTGGAGCGCCGCGCCGTGCTCGAGGCGGCGGTGGAGGTGGGCGCCCGCGATGCCTATCTGATCGAGGAACCGATGGCTGCGGCCATCGGCGCCGATCTGCACGTGGAGGAATCGCGCGGCAAGATGGTGGTCGACATCGGCGGCGGCACCACGGACATCGCCGTGATCTCGCTGGGCGGCTGCGTCATCTCCAAATCGCTGCGCATCGGCGGCGACAAGCTCGACGAGTGCATCATGCGCTACCTGCGCAAGCAGTACAATCTGGCCATCGGCGAGCAGATGGCGGAGAACCTGAAGATCATGATCGGTTCCTGCCTGCCCGACGGCGAGGAGAACAACATGACGCTGAAAGGCCGCGACCTGGTTCAGGGGCTGCCCCGCCAGATCGAGATCAACAGCCGCAGCGTGTGCTCGGCCATCATCGAGCGCATCCAGGCCATCGTCGACGGCGTCAAGAACGTGCTGGAGATGACGCCGCCCGAACTTTCCGCCGACATTATCGACCAGGGCATCGTGCTCACCGGCGGCGGCGCGTTGCTGCGCGGCCTGCCCGAGCTGATCGGCCGCAGCACCGGCATCAAGTGCGTCGTGGCCGATCGCCCCGCCGAGTGCGTGGCGCTGGGCACCGGATTGGCGCTGGCCAACATCGGCAAGCTTTCGGAGAAGGGGCAGGGCAGTTTTCTGTTCTCGGCCCGCCGTCAGCGAAAATGATCGAGACGACCTTGCCGGACGTTGAAGGGATCTCTTCAGGCCCCCGCAGAACCGCTCGGGAACTTCCCTGGTGGGCCTGCGGGGGCCTTCGTTTTGAATGTCTGGGGTGCGGCCGTTGCTGCCGAGGCGCTTCCGGCGGGATCTTCATGCGCCCCGTCGAGGAGCGGCGCATCGCCGCCGCGCTGAATCTGACGGCGGAACAGCTGCGTTCGCGCTTCGAGACGACGCGCTGGCGCTTTCCCAGCCTGAGAGAGACGGGCTGCGGCCGCTGCGTCATGAACGGCGACGACGGACGCTGCCGCGTTTACGCTTGCCGTCCCGTCGAGTGCCGCACCTGGCCGTTCTGGCCGGAGCTGCTCGAATCGCCGCAGACCTGGCAGGCGGCGGCTCACCGCTGCCCCGGCATGGATTCCGGGCCGCTATGGAGCCCGCGACGCATCGCCGCCGTGCTGGCGGCTCATGAAAATTACGCGGAGAAACTCTCCCGCGAATGGAGAAAGGAGGCTCGCTGATGGAAGAAAGCCTGTGGGAGCTGCTCACTGAAGTCAACTGGAAAATGATCGCGCTGACGCTCCTGGCCGGCGGCGTGTTGTCGATCATCGGCGACCGCGTCGGCATGAAATTCGCCAAACGCCGCGTGACGCTGTTCAACCTGCGTCCGAAGTACACCTCGTCGATCCTGACCGCCTGCACGGGCATGCTGATCTCGCTGTGCGTCATCGCCATTCTGGCCGTCGTTTCCGAATCGGTGCGCACCAGCCTGTTCTCCATGCAGTTCATCCAACGCCAGATCGTCGATCTGACGCGGCAGCTGCAGGACAGCCGCAACGAACAGCAGATCTCTTCGCTGTTGATCGTCGAGGCGCAGCAGCAGCTCACCAGCAAGGAAAAAGAGCTGGACGACCTGCAGACCCGGGCCGACGCGCTGCGCAAGACCACGGAAGAAATGCAGGCCGAACGCGACCGTCTCACCCAAGAACGCGCCAGGCTCGAAGAGGACGTGAACCGGATCCGCACGACGCTGGGCAAACTTCAGGAAGGGCGTATCGTCGCCTTCTCCGACGAGCGCCTCGGGCAGGAAGTGATCCCCGAAGGCGTCGCCAGCGAGGCGGAAGCCCGCAGGTACCTGGACCGTCTCAACGAGCGCGTGCGCTTTGAAGTGGCCCGCCGTTCCGACGCCGTGCCTGCCTCGATCTCCCTCGAAGAGGATCCCGAGTCGCTGCAGAACGCCATGCAGCGCATCCTCGCCTATGACAGCCGCAAAGTCGTGCGCGCCATGGTGCCGCAGAACATCGCCGCCGGCGAGACGGTGCGCGTCGTCTACCGCGTTTACGAGAGTTCGCTGGTTTTTCGCAAGGAGGAAGCGCTGATCACCCGCGTGCTGCGTTTCAAACCCAGCGCCGAGCAGGCCGAGACCATGCTCAGCTACATGCTGCGCGAGCTGAACCGCATGGCGACATCCAGCGGCATCCTCAACGATCCGCTGACCGGCATGGTCGGCGGCATCCCCGCCAACGACTTTTACGACGGCGTCGAGCGCCTCGCCGCCGCGAAAGCGCCGCTGCGCGTCACCCTGCTGGCCGCCCGCGACATCTACAGCGAAGGTCCTGTGAGCGTGAAAATCGTCGTGGAACAGAACGTGAGCCTCGACAACCTCGATTCACTGGACGAAGAGCTGCCCGATCTTACCGCCGCGGAGCGGGGGAATTCTTCCGTACTGGCGAAGACGACGGGCCGAAAATGAACTGGCCGCCTGTCGCCGAACTGCTGGGCCATCTGCTGATGCCGGAAAGCTGCCCCGTCTGCGGAAAACTGGCCTCCCCGCTCTGCCCCGAATGCCTGGAAAAAATTTCCGCTCCCGAGCCGCCCCTGCCGCACTGCCTGTGCTGCGACGGAGCTTCGCCCTGCAAACGCCACGGCCGGCGCTATGAAGCGCGCGCCCTGACGCTGCACAAAGGCGAGGCGCGCGAGCTGCTGCTGACGGTCAAGTACGGCGGCTCCGGCGTGGCGGCGCGGAAAATGGGCGTTGCGTTGACCCGGCTGGTCGGCGAAAATGAGCGTCGGGGCGGATGGACCATCGTCCCCATTCCGCCGCATCCGCGCGTATGCTTTTTTCCTCGCGGCGACAGCCACCTGCAGTGGATGGCCCGCGGCCTTGCCGGCGCCCTCGGCGTGCCCGTGCGGGAATGCCTGCGCTGGAAGGAAAAACGCACGCCGCAGAAGCAGCAGCCCGATTCGCAGTCACGCCGCGCCATGCCCGAAGACAGCTTCGTCTGCGCCGGCGCGGCGCCCGAACGAGTCTTCCTGCTCGACGACGTCAGCACCACCGGCACCACACTGCTGCGCGCCGCCCAGTGCCTCTACGGCGTCGGAGCGCAGCAGGTGATCAGTCTGTGCTGGAGCGTCGCCTGGCGGACGTGAGGCACAAAACAAACGGCTCCGCGCTCAAAGCGGCGAGACCAACGAACGCATGCTCGTTGGTCTCGCCGCTTTGAGCGCGGAGCCGCTGTTTTTTCAAAAAATTCTGCGTGCCGCGAAGTATGGAAGGTCACAACGTTTTTGTACGTACTACAGAGAATCACTGTACAACTCCGTCAGAGCTTTTGCTGTTTCCACGAGGGCCGGACAGTTTTTGAGGGCAGACGTCTGACTTTCGGAAGATGGGTAAATGTATTGTATGGCGCCGATGGCCGCTCTCCCGTGAGGGACAATAACGGCCGCGACGTTGGATATTCCCATTTGGTATTCGTCCTGGGACACGTCATATCCCCTTTCTCTCGTCGTTTCGACACGGAGGTAAAGATGTTCCAGCGTCTTTATCGTGCAAGGAGTAAAGGGCGTGATTTTTGAGAGATCCCAAAGTTTTTTGATCCGGTCGTTGTCATAGGTAGAGAGGATGGCGATGCCGGCGGAGCAGGCGTACATCGGCACACGGAATGCGGGAAGATCGACCGTCGCCTTTTCTCTCCAGTTCCTCGTTCGTGCGACGGAGATTACGTCGAACATCTCGGGTACGCACAAAGAGACGGTACGGAAGGTGCTTGATGATAATTTTTCCAGAAACGGAAACGCCGCTCGTATAAATGTTTGTCCTGCGAGATATTTTGTGCCAAGTTCGTAAAGTTTGTAGCTGAGTTTGTACCTTCCGCTATTTTCTTTGCGATTCAGAACATAGCCGAGAGAAATCAACGAGCGCAGCAAACGGTGGACGGTGCTGCTGCTTAGGCCGGACTCCTCTGAGATCTCGGTGAGATACAATCCCTGCGAATTTTTTGCGAGCAGCTCAAGAATCGCAACGGTTCTCTCTACTGACTGCAATGCTTCATGATAATTATATTCGTTGGACAACGCAAGATCTCCTTTGCAAAAAATCTTTTAGGCAGTATATACCAAATTGACGGCCAGGGCAATGTCTGTCAGTAATTTTCTTACCCCTTATCCAAAACAGGACGGTGTTTTTTGCGTTGTTTGGCAGGAAGTAAAAGTTATACACTTTTTGAGAGCAGCAATCGCCGGCATTTGTGTTCATAGTGTCGAATCAGTTTTTATTTTGCGCGTATAGTGATTTAGCACAATATCATTTCGGTTGTTATATTTTACAGAATTTTATTTTTAGATATTGACATAAAATGTTCATTATGTATAAAATTCTGCTTAGCGGAAAATTAATCCCATAAAGGGGAATTTTTTAGTCATGAATCGGACGGATGATTGTATAATTTGCGATGTCTTACGGAGGATGAACTCATTTGCGCCGGCCGGCATCTGGTGGCATTTTGCAAAAAACGACAAGCGCTTTGCGGGGATCATTCGCGCGGGGCCACGTCGGCGGCCGGATTCTCGATGTGAGGTTTTGCGCGCGACGCTGCGGAATACTTGCCCGTAAGCGCGCCGGGCCGGCATTTTTGTGACAGCGTAACGAAAGGAGATCGTTTTACGTGGAAACTTACGGCGCTTTATCCCTTATCCCCATATTTGTTCTGTTCGCCATGGCGTTCTCGACGAAAAGATCGCTTGAGCCCTTATTCGTGGCGGCGATCGTCGGCCATATCATCATATACAAAGCGAACTTCGCAACGGCCTGGATTGACTCTCTCTACAAGGTAATGTGCAGCAAGCATATGGTATGGTTGATTCTCGTGGTAACTCTTTTCGGCAGTCTGATCGCGCTGCTGGAAAAGTCGGGCGGCCTCGGCAGCTTCGCGGCGCTGGCCCGAAAATACGCCACGAGCCGCAAGAAGTCCCTCATGATCACGTGGCTGCTGGGAAGCATCTTCTTTTTGGACGATTACCTGCATAACCTGACGACTGCTTCCACGATGAAGTACATCACCGATTCCCGCGGCGTCAAACGGACGGAGCTTGCCTACGTCGTCAACTCCA
This sequence is a window from Pyramidobacter sp. YE332. Protein-coding genes within it:
- a CDS encoding ATP-binding cassette domain-containing protein, yielding MSIVVENLSHIYHENTALQTAALEGVSLSIERGHWTSFIGHTGSGKSTLAQHLNAILRPTSGSVTVDGAAILPEKKREKTDFREIRRKVGLIFQYPEQQLFEETVREELAFAPRNWGVPESRIGELTAGALRAVELDDSYLERNPFGLSGGEKRRVAIASVLTCAPDYLVLDEPTAGLDERGRAALLKLLDRIHREGTGIVLVTHDLEIAFSRSDRILVLDHGRCAGLGTADEIAVQLYRRPVSGLVLPEVMLTALKLRERGLRAPLTCDAERLAQALVRERRRGR
- the truA gene encoding tRNA pseudouridine(38-40) synthase TruA; the encoded protein is MPRYSCVISYDGGKFCGWQTQPNGATVQESLERVLSLLNGSPVKATGAGRTDAGVHARGQTASFLMDRAWEPRRLLLALNANLPEGAAVASVRERPPEFDARRDALWREYAFFVWRGSFCYPMMKPYVWWKKKDDWDHDLIRRGCALLEGRHDFSAFCRAGDLPENAVRRMHFVRYIRRGRLSVFRIRGDAFLTNMVRIMVGNLDAVASGRRPLSWLAALLDGASRSDSAMTVPPDGLFFWKVGYKD
- a CDS encoding YkgJ family cysteine cluster protein, giving the protein MIETTLPDVEGISSGPRRTARELPWWACGGLRFECLGCGRCCRGASGGIFMRPVEERRIAAALNLTAEQLRSRFETTRWRFPSLRETGCGRCVMNGDDGRCRVYACRPVECRTWPFWPELLESPQTWQAAAHRCPGMDSGPLWSPRRIAAVLAAHENYAEKLSREWRKEAR
- a CDS encoding rod shape-determining protein, whose translation is MFSLGNDIGIDLGTATVLIYMKGKGIVLREPSCVAVDQDTGRILAVGYEAKNMVGRTPGNVVSVRPLRDGVIADYSMTEAMMRYFMRKINRGLHRYFRSRVMICVPSGATDVERRAVLEAAVEVGARDAYLIEEPMAAAIGADLHVEESRGKMVVDIGGGTTDIAVISLGGCVISKSLRIGGDKLDECIMRYLRKQYNLAIGEQMAENLKIMIGSCLPDGEENNMTLKGRDLVQGLPRQIEINSRSVCSAIIERIQAIVDGVKNVLEMTPPELSADIIDQGIVLTGGGALLRGLPELIGRSTGIKCVVADRPAECVALGTGLALANIGKLSEKGQGSFLFSARRQRK
- a CDS encoding DNA-directed RNA polymerase subunit alpha; its protein translation is MRPEIQVEECSSTAARLVIGPLERGYGQTIGNALRRVLLSSIKGAAISAVRVEGAQHEFTTIPGMKEDVIELLLNLKHVPVRSHSAEYRTLKLDVEGGKKVTAADFQEDSDIEFIDPDAYICTLAEGHSLSLEVYIEQGVGYATVDRPRLSYLPVDALMIDAIYSPILRVKYEVQNERVGQKTDYEKIVMNVTTNGVVAPDIAVAEAAKLLREYFDIVIQELRKLHPAELGLFDDESASQPSGNSQAGDGADNPPENALLNKPVRELELSIRSENCLLRGGIHTIGDLVSRSKDDLLKIRNLGKISLREIEEKMTKYGIVLSDDKASAENSSKED
- a CDS encoding energy-coupling factor transporter transmembrane component T; the protein is MKFLENMSFGQYVPARSWVHRLDPRAKVGALALLLTGIFMAGRPYDWILWAAVLWLCAALAQTNVAFLLRSIRTVLFLIVFTALLNLFFASGEPLWQWGIFRVSREGVELAWTMALRLTLLVLFANLLTLTTSPMALSDGLESLFSPFKRFGFPAHELAMMMTIALRFIPTLLSETDRILKAQLARGADLDRGSVVRRMKAFIPVLVPLFVIVFQRADDLAVAMEARCYRGGEGRTRMKPFRWRAADTAALVFCALLIAGQKLLNWVVG
- a CDS encoding IclR family transcriptional regulator, whose protein sequence is MSNEYNYHEALQSVERTVAILELLAKNSQGLYLTEISEESGLSSSTVHRLLRSLISLGYVLNRKENSGRYKLSYKLYELGTKYLAGQTFIRAAFPFLEKLSSSTFRTVSLCVPEMFDVISVARTRNWREKATVDLPAFRVPMYACSAGIAILSTYDNDRIKKLWDLSKITPFTPCTIKTLEHLYLRVETTRERGYDVSQDEYQMGISNVAAVIVPHGRAAIGAIQYIYPSSESQTSALKNCPALVETAKALTELYSDSL
- a CDS encoding energy-coupling factor transporter ATPase → MEQPNMISLRGVGYSYSDTGRPALENVSFEVRQGEWIALVGSNGSGKSTLAKHLNALLVPMQGACFILGRDSREEENLWKIRSSVSMVFQNPENQIVSTVVEDDVAFGPENLGLPAAEIRRRVDEALKVCGLAEKADKAVYTLSGGQKQRLAIAGALAMGTQCLVLDEPTAMLDPEGRREVGTLLRELHGRGITIVQVTHRLEEVIGADRVIVLDQGRFAWEGTPDQLFRLKDIGARWGLEVPPVVILRERLVAAGLIAKDTPPTAEGIGTALCLSSSKI
- a CDS encoding DUF3084 domain-containing protein; amino-acid sequence: MEESLWELLTEVNWKMIALTLLAGGVLSIIGDRVGMKFAKRRVTLFNLRPKYTSSILTACTGMLISLCVIAILAVVSESVRTSLFSMQFIQRQIVDLTRQLQDSRNEQQISSLLIVEAQQQLTSKEKELDDLQTRADALRKTTEEMQAERDRLTQERARLEEDVNRIRTTLGKLQEGRIVAFSDERLGQEVIPEGVASEAEARRYLDRLNERVRFEVARRSDAVPASISLEEDPESLQNAMQRILAYDSRKVVRAMVPQNIAAGETVRVVYRVYESSLVFRKEEALITRVLRFKPSAEQAETMLSYMLRELNRMATSSGILNDPLTGMVGGIPANDFYDGVERLAAAKAPLRVTLLAARDIYSEGPVSVKIVVEQNVSLDNLDSLDEELPDLTAAERGNSSVLAKTTGRK
- the rplQ gene encoding 50S ribosomal protein L17, which produces MRHGVAQRKLGRNGSHRRAMLANMVASLILEGSIETTVTRAKEVRRVAERLITRAKGGTLHDRRIVISRMNYKEAVIKLFDDVAPRFADRPGGYTRIVRTRFRVGDASPMAVISLVD
- a CDS encoding ComF family protein, with the translated sequence MNWPPVAELLGHLLMPESCPVCGKLASPLCPECLEKISAPEPPLPHCLCCDGASPCKRHGRRYEARALTLHKGEARELLLTVKYGGSGVAARKMGVALTRLVGENERRGGWTIVPIPPHPRVCFFPRGDSHLQWMARGLAGALGVPVRECLRWKEKRTPQKQQPDSQSRRAMPEDSFVCAGAAPERVFLLDDVSTTGTTLLRAAQCLYGVGAQQVISLCWSVAWRT